In the genome of Listeria cossartiae subsp. cossartiae, one region contains:
- a CDS encoding metallophosphoesterase family protein: MKEIQFLHIADLHLDSPFIGLSTLPQPLFSAVQESTFQSLERITTVAIKEAVDFVLIAGDIYDSEDQSVRAQARFLKEMKRLEAANINVFMIHGNHDFIEKHKEKLALPSNVHVFPEHVEVASIQTASGANVHLYGFSYNERHIRSSRVDEYKVQGDADFHIALLHGSEISSSEEHDVYAPFRVQEISKKGFDYWALGHIHKRQLLAEFPSIYYPGNIQGRNRKESGEKGASIVTLSEANTTINFIETSPIIWDEVVISLPDNSEINTFYREMTKLLESYRGRSHSYFLHVIVQMANKQKLNTNDWLQMLQEEVELEDTTFVWVHKITIEITNKNNSQTWHEHHLAGKEIRHSYHKLQDESAFYQAVEGLYLESGVSRYLDDLSAQDRETILNEALMELGMTLAEVEGDNK, translated from the coding sequence ATGAAAGAAATCCAATTTTTACATATAGCAGATTTGCATTTAGATAGTCCTTTCATTGGGCTTTCGACGCTGCCACAGCCGCTTTTTTCTGCCGTACAAGAAAGTACATTTCAATCATTAGAACGAATAACGACCGTAGCAATAAAAGAAGCCGTTGATTTTGTTTTAATTGCGGGGGACATTTATGACAGTGAAGACCAGAGTGTCCGTGCTCAAGCGCGCTTTTTGAAAGAAATGAAGCGACTAGAAGCTGCTAATATTAATGTATTTATGATTCACGGTAATCATGATTTTATAGAAAAACATAAAGAAAAGCTGGCATTACCAAGCAATGTACATGTTTTTCCAGAACATGTGGAAGTAGCATCCATTCAAACAGCTAGCGGTGCCAACGTTCATCTTTATGGATTCAGTTATAATGAACGTCATATTCGTTCCAGTCGCGTAGATGAATACAAGGTACAAGGAGATGCGGACTTTCATATTGCGCTACTGCATGGTTCAGAAATATCCAGTAGCGAAGAACATGATGTCTACGCTCCATTTCGAGTGCAAGAAATCAGCAAAAAAGGCTTTGACTACTGGGCACTCGGTCATATTCATAAACGCCAATTGCTTGCGGAATTTCCTAGCATTTATTACCCGGGAAATATTCAAGGCCGAAACCGCAAAGAATCAGGCGAGAAAGGTGCAAGTATTGTCACTTTATCAGAAGCAAATACAACCATTAATTTCATCGAAACGAGCCCAATTATTTGGGATGAAGTCGTAATCTCCTTGCCTGATAATAGCGAAATCAACACTTTTTACCGTGAAATGACCAAACTGCTGGAAAGTTACCGAGGACGAAGCCATAGCTATTTTCTCCATGTAATTGTCCAAATGGCGAATAAGCAAAAACTAAATACAAATGATTGGCTACAAATGCTTCAAGAAGAAGTAGAACTGGAAGATACCACATTTGTATGGGTGCACAAAATAACAATCGAAATAACGAACAAAAATAATTCCCAAACATGGCATGAACATCATTTAGCAGGCAAAGAAATTAGGCACAGCTATCACAAACTACAAGATGAATCCGCTTTTTACCAAGCTGTAGAAGGACTCTATCTTGAAAGTGGCGTGAGTAGATATTTAGATGATTTATCTGCACAAGATCGAGAGACAATTTTAAATGAAGCCTTAATGGAACTAGGGATGACGCTTGCGGAAGTGGAAGGTGATAACAAATGA
- a CDS encoding ATP-binding protein: protein MRITSIDIVGYGKWSNAHFDNIANFQVIYGENEAGKSTIMAFIHSILFGFPTKQQSIPRMEPKNGGPYGGRLTIEDTALGKVVIERLKGKATGDVRIYYGDGQTAGEEKLPEIIGEIDRNTYEAIFSFDIHGLQNIHQWKKKEFERYLLATGTTGSDALLKTAETLQKKLDSLYKPSGRNPLINQQLKKVKAAQQAFQNAKKQNAQYEQLINEKEQATARQAALQTEKTTIRVELDTLTILSDLWPLYQEWKALDNKASQAPEVSFPPDGIIRLEHLQLREKEWQNQLIQLEERQKNLISKNSYEHSLFFAENEAEITYLIETYAAFGERELQLNGLKQEIQFQQVDTKRPLRIWTSELEQRTNRLKENEQSYKEQQHEIQLKLKLTTDTEDKLQKKIDQIEAEMWGNKTFQRAKEKIEQKPKTAMTKTFISLGIFAVALVLMIVFQSMWSVAIVIIAALIVGYSFMTTGKAAPANNEQLLAFLEQKKIRQEWQQLLNEMDIVASQIAELQASENKLNEAIYQHTMELNQLFADLAIENEPGINWSYDLQQYKADSEKRQLVTELSLKLEPLVEKQNAYKARLAKLQLPLDHKDIEEKITFLRQGLLYYRNHLTENAKLAEKLEQVTMQLDLVKQDLLLVKKEKAELLERANTNDEEEFRIVAMRVKEEQKWRERLVLIEAQLEPDKRIALSQFENQAIIKEKELHLEEKLRKIEVEQEQLYASLAAKNHEISKLEEGGTFAVLMQEFYSEKSQLQQIAAEWTETKLALQILQDTMQQLQEGKLPKTLKLASDYFQHLTNANYTKVYIQENRLQVESKDIVPFFPEELSQATKEQLYLAIRFALIDVIHKDFPLPIIIDDGFVHFDSARMGQMMQLLQKRKSENQVIFFTCHQETRKYFSSEDIRVL from the coding sequence ATGAGAATAACGTCGATTGATATTGTTGGTTATGGCAAATGGTCCAACGCTCATTTTGATAATATCGCCAATTTTCAAGTAATCTACGGCGAAAATGAAGCCGGAAAATCAACTATAATGGCTTTTATACATAGTATTCTATTTGGCTTCCCAACAAAACAGCAATCTATCCCACGTATGGAACCGAAAAATGGTGGCCCATATGGCGGAAGACTAACAATAGAAGATACCGCGCTTGGGAAAGTCGTTATTGAACGCTTAAAAGGGAAAGCAACAGGAGACGTTCGGATTTACTATGGTGATGGTCAAACTGCTGGAGAAGAGAAGCTACCAGAAATCATAGGTGAAATCGATCGAAATACGTATGAAGCCATTTTTTCGTTTGATATACATGGTTTGCAAAATATCCATCAGTGGAAGAAGAAGGAATTTGAACGCTATTTACTAGCGACAGGGACGACCGGTTCCGATGCGCTGCTAAAAACAGCAGAAACACTGCAAAAAAAATTAGATAGCCTTTACAAACCAAGTGGTCGAAATCCACTAATTAACCAACAACTAAAAAAAGTAAAAGCAGCCCAACAAGCTTTTCAAAACGCTAAAAAACAAAATGCCCAATATGAACAACTTATAAACGAAAAAGAACAAGCAACAGCAAGGCAAGCAGCGTTGCAAACAGAAAAGACAACTATCCGCGTAGAACTGGACACATTAACTATTTTGTCAGACTTGTGGCCGTTATATCAAGAGTGGAAAGCGCTCGATAACAAAGCTAGCCAAGCTCCAGAAGTCAGTTTTCCACCAGACGGAATTATTCGTCTAGAACACCTACAACTCCGAGAAAAAGAATGGCAAAATCAGTTGATTCAATTAGAAGAACGCCAAAAAAACCTCATTAGCAAAAATAGTTATGAACATAGCCTCTTTTTTGCAGAGAATGAAGCTGAAATCACCTATTTAATCGAAACTTATGCTGCTTTTGGTGAACGCGAGCTGCAACTGAATGGTTTAAAGCAAGAAATCCAATTTCAACAAGTAGATACTAAACGACCACTTAGAATTTGGACAAGCGAACTAGAACAAAGAACAAACCGTTTAAAAGAAAACGAGCAATCATACAAAGAGCAACAACACGAAATTCAGTTGAAATTAAAACTAACCACTGACACAGAAGACAAACTTCAAAAAAAGATTGATCAAATAGAAGCAGAGATGTGGGGCAATAAAACGTTCCAACGAGCAAAAGAAAAAATCGAACAAAAACCAAAAACGGCTATGACGAAAACCTTTATTTCACTAGGCATTTTTGCAGTAGCTTTAGTTTTGATGATTGTCTTCCAGTCCATGTGGAGCGTTGCCATTGTTATTATTGCCGCGCTAATTGTCGGCTATTCATTTATGACTACAGGAAAAGCTGCACCAGCTAATAATGAACAACTTTTAGCCTTTCTGGAGCAAAAGAAAATAAGGCAAGAATGGCAACAGTTATTGAATGAAATGGATATCGTTGCATCCCAAATAGCTGAATTACAAGCGAGCGAGAATAAGTTAAATGAAGCAATTTATCAGCATACGATGGAACTAAACCAACTATTTGCTGACTTAGCAATCGAAAACGAGCCAGGAATAAATTGGTCGTATGATTTACAACAATACAAAGCGGATAGTGAAAAAAGGCAACTAGTCACTGAACTTAGCTTGAAATTAGAGCCGTTAGTAGAAAAACAAAATGCTTACAAAGCGCGACTTGCAAAGTTACAACTCCCTCTAGACCATAAAGATATCGAAGAGAAAATCACGTTTCTGCGTCAAGGCTTGCTTTACTATCGAAACCACCTAACGGAAAATGCAAAACTTGCAGAAAAATTAGAACAAGTAACAATGCAATTAGATTTAGTGAAGCAAGATTTATTGCTCGTAAAGAAAGAAAAAGCAGAGTTGCTAGAACGGGCCAATACAAATGATGAAGAAGAATTTCGCATCGTCGCTATGCGTGTGAAAGAAGAACAAAAATGGCGCGAACGTTTAGTTTTAATAGAAGCGCAATTGGAGCCAGATAAACGAATCGCTTTAAGCCAGTTTGAAAATCAAGCTATCATCAAAGAAAAAGAATTGCATTTAGAAGAAAAACTGCGCAAAATAGAAGTAGAACAAGAGCAACTTTACGCCTCACTTGCAGCAAAAAATCACGAAATCAGCAAATTAGAAGAAGGCGGAACTTTCGCTGTCTTAATGCAAGAATTTTATTCAGAAAAAAGTCAATTACAACAAATAGCTGCTGAATGGACAGAAACAAAACTGGCGCTACAAATTTTACAAGACACCATGCAGCAGTTACAAGAAGGCAAGCTTCCTAAAACCTTAAAATTAGCAAGTGACTATTTCCAGCATCTGACAAACGCGAACTACACGAAGGTATACATACAAGAAAACAGACTTCAAGTAGAAAGCAAAGACATCGTTCCGTTTTTCCCAGAAGAACTTAGCCAAGCAACTAAAGAACAACTTTATTTAGCTATTCGCTTTGCGCTAATTGATGTTATCCATAAAGACTTTCCACTACCAATTATTATTGATGATGGATTTGTGCATTTTGACTCGGCCAGAATGGGGCAAATGATGCAACTGCTCCAAAAACGAAAAAGTGAGAACCAAGTAATATTTTTCACATGTCATCAAGAAACTCGCAAATATTTTTCCAGTGAGGACATACGCGTGCTATAA